The proteins below are encoded in one region of Streptomyces marianii:
- a CDS encoding FAD/NAD(P)-dependent oxidoreductase, translating into MTTSPSEPGTPPGAARGVTPCDLAVVGAGPAGLAAAVTAAGLGLRVTLLDAAEHPGGQYYRHPAPGLRAARPQALHHHWQTFARLERRLGAHSATGRLRYLPGHHVWSVLPEQPTETGESSQAPVAAPAQAPVWRLHTATVEGAGAGRVPEDGDQDAGGHGDERPVTVRARTVLLATGAHEHQLPFPGWTLPGVVGAGGAQAMLKSGLVLPGRRTVVAGSGPLLLAVATALSSAGATVPAVVEAAAYPAYARRPAALLRNPGKLAEGAAHGATLLRHGVRVLTRHAVTAAHGTGRIEEVTVERLDRDWRPVPGSARRIPCDALATGHGLVPQLELATGLGCATRHAADGTPALALDDEQRTSVAGVWAAGETGGIGGAEPALAEGELAARSVACALRGIPLPPRAAVLRGRRDRLRAFADTMAAVHRPGEGWTAWLDDDTQVCRCEEVTAGAIRQAAGELGAHDTRTVKLLTRAGMGWCQGRMCGPAVARLAGGAPAPDRRPLSCPVPLGHLAGLPGDGPPAPAQPPDRSGPPAPEDR; encoded by the coding sequence ATGACGACCTCGCCGTCTGAACCCGGCACACCCCCCGGCGCCGCCCGCGGTGTCACGCCCTGCGACCTCGCCGTCGTCGGCGCCGGCCCCGCAGGACTCGCCGCCGCCGTCACCGCCGCCGGACTCGGACTGCGCGTGACGCTCCTCGACGCGGCCGAACACCCCGGCGGCCAGTACTACCGCCACCCCGCACCCGGCCTCCGCGCCGCCCGGCCCCAGGCCCTGCATCACCACTGGCAGACCTTCGCCCGCCTCGAACGCCGGCTGGGCGCCCACTCCGCCACCGGCCGTCTGCGGTACCTGCCCGGCCACCACGTGTGGAGCGTCCTGCCCGAACAGCCCACGGAAACAGGGGAGTCCTCCCAGGCTCCGGTCGCAGCCCCGGCCCAGGCCCCGGTCTGGCGACTGCACACCGCCACCGTCGAGGGCGCCGGCGCGGGCCGGGTCCCGGAGGACGGCGACCAGGACGCCGGCGGCCACGGCGACGAAAGACCCGTCACCGTCCGGGCCCGCACCGTCCTCCTCGCCACCGGAGCCCACGAGCACCAACTGCCCTTCCCCGGCTGGACCCTTCCCGGCGTCGTCGGCGCCGGCGGGGCCCAGGCCATGCTCAAGTCCGGACTCGTCCTCCCCGGCCGCCGGACCGTCGTCGCCGGCAGCGGCCCACTGCTGCTCGCCGTCGCCACCGCCCTCTCGTCCGCCGGTGCCACCGTGCCCGCGGTCGTCGAGGCCGCCGCATACCCCGCCTACGCACGCCGGCCGGCCGCCCTGTTGCGCAACCCCGGCAAACTCGCCGAAGGCGCCGCACACGGCGCCACGCTTCTCCGGCACGGCGTACGGGTCCTCACCCGCCACGCGGTCACCGCCGCCCACGGCACCGGCCGGATCGAGGAAGTGACGGTCGAACGGCTCGACCGGGACTGGCGGCCCGTGCCGGGCAGCGCCCGCCGCATCCCCTGCGATGCCCTCGCCACCGGCCACGGACTCGTTCCCCAGCTCGAACTCGCCACCGGACTCGGCTGCGCCACCCGCCACGCGGCCGACGGCACCCCCGCTCTCGCCCTCGACGACGAACAGCGCACCTCCGTGGCGGGCGTCTGGGCGGCGGGGGAGACCGGCGGGATCGGTGGCGCCGAACCCGCCCTGGCCGAAGGCGAACTGGCCGCCCGCTCCGTCGCCTGCGCCCTGCGCGGCATCCCGCTGCCACCGCGAGCGGCGGTCCTGCGCGGACGCCGGGACCGCCTGCGGGCCTTCGCCGACACGATGGCCGCCGTGCACCGGCCTGGCGAGGGCTGGACCGCATGGCTCGACGACGACACCCAGGTGTGCCGGTGCGAAGAGGTCACGGCCGGGGCGATCAGGCAGGCGGCCGGCGAACTCGGCGCGCATGACACCCGCACGGTCAAACTGCTCACCCGCGCCGGAATGGGCTGGTGCCAGGGCCGTATGTGCGGCCCCGCGGTCGCCCGGCTGGCCGGCGGGGCCCCGGCACCGGACCGCAGGCCCCTGTCCTGCCCCGTACCGCTCGGACACCTCGCCGGCCTGCCCGGGGACGGTCCGCCCGCCCCGGCCCAGCCACCGGACCGATCCGGCCCGCCCGCCCCGGAGGACCGCTGA
- a CDS encoding GntR family transcriptional regulator, giving the protein MGDLKQIGLITAQERLRDQVAHALRAALVAGELRPGHVYSAPGLAADFGISATPVREAMLDLAREGLVEPVRNKGFRVTEVSERDLDQYSELRALIEVPTIGRVTQIATEAQLEALRPVAEEIVEHAGNHNLIGYLDADRRFHLGLLSLAGNDRLVETVGDLRKRSRLYGLTRLDELGLLVASAEEHHELLDLMLAGDELAAEECMARHLGHVRSLWAQAGKEPVEQPRTKRTLGAR; this is encoded by the coding sequence ATGGGGGACCTGAAGCAGATCGGCCTGATCACCGCTCAGGAGCGGCTGCGCGACCAGGTCGCCCACGCCCTGCGGGCCGCGCTGGTCGCCGGTGAACTCCGCCCCGGCCATGTGTACTCCGCGCCCGGACTCGCTGCGGACTTCGGGATCTCCGCCACACCGGTCCGCGAGGCCATGCTGGACCTCGCCCGCGAGGGACTGGTCGAACCCGTGCGCAACAAGGGCTTCCGCGTCACCGAGGTCAGCGAGCGCGACCTCGACCAGTACAGCGAACTCCGCGCCCTGATCGAGGTGCCGACCATCGGCCGGGTCACGCAGATCGCCACTGAGGCCCAGCTCGAGGCACTGCGCCCGGTTGCCGAGGAGATCGTGGAGCACGCGGGCAACCACAATCTGATCGGCTACCTCGACGCCGACCGCCGTTTCCACCTCGGCCTGCTCTCCCTGGCCGGCAACGACCGTCTCGTCGAGACCGTCGGCGACCTGCGCAAGCGCTCACGGCTCTACGGGCTGACACGGCTCGACGAACTCGGCCTGCTGGTCGCCTCCGCAGAGGAGCACCACGAACTGCTCGACCTCATGCTCGCCGGTGACGAACTCGCCGCCGAGGAGTGCATGGCCCGCCATCTCGGCCACGTCCGCTCCCTCTGGGCGCAGGCCGGGA
- a CDS encoding (2Fe-2S)-binding protein, with translation MTTTPARLVRAEPGPPYEISFDGLPVPARPGQSIAAALWAAGILSWRTTRYGGSPRGAFCGIGTCFDCLATVNGRPNRRACLVPARPGDVITTQKGTGHDDLAV, from the coding sequence GTGACCACCACCCCGGCCCGGCTCGTCCGCGCAGAACCCGGCCCTCCGTACGAGATCAGCTTCGACGGGCTCCCCGTCCCCGCCCGGCCCGGACAGAGCATCGCCGCGGCCCTGTGGGCCGCCGGGATCCTCTCCTGGCGCACCACCCGCTACGGCGGCTCACCCAGAGGCGCCTTCTGCGGGATCGGCACCTGCTTCGACTGCCTCGCCACCGTCAACGGCCGCCCCAACCGCCGCGCCTGTCTCGTCCCCGCCCGCCCGGGCGACGTGATCACCACGCAGAAGGGAACCGGCCATGACGACCTCGCCGTCTGA
- a CDS encoding NAD(P)/FAD-dependent oxidoreductase, whose translation MPTGYPPGPLDAVIVGAGVVGAACAHYASRAGLVVAVVDRGSVAGGTTGAGEGNLLVSDKEAGPELDLALLSTRLWRELAEVLPPETEYEPKGGLVVAPDETALTALRRFAEAQSEAGVETHEVPSHALRDLEPHLTPGLAGGFHYPQDAQVQPARAAAQLLASARRSGAVVHLGEQVTAVLTHPDGTLRGVRTPHRELHAPAVVNATGTWAGDLARLAGTHLPVHPRRGFVLVTEPLPRVVRHKVYAADYISDVASGSAALQSSAVVEGTPAGPVLVGATRERVGYDRSLSAEALRRLARQAAALFPVLAGVRVIRTYHGFRPYLPDHLPAIGPDPRVPGLFHACGHEGAGIGLAPATGLLVAAALAGDSPALDLRPFRPERFDQAGAAQ comes from the coding sequence GTGCCCACCGGATACCCTCCCGGTCCCCTGGACGCCGTCATCGTCGGCGCAGGCGTCGTCGGAGCGGCCTGCGCCCACTACGCGAGCCGCGCCGGCCTCGTCGTCGCCGTCGTCGACCGCGGCTCCGTCGCGGGCGGCACCACCGGCGCCGGGGAAGGCAACCTCCTCGTCTCCGACAAGGAGGCGGGCCCCGAGCTCGACCTCGCGCTGCTGTCCACCCGGCTGTGGCGTGAACTCGCCGAAGTCCTCCCACCGGAGACCGAGTACGAGCCCAAAGGCGGTCTCGTCGTGGCGCCCGACGAGACCGCCCTCACCGCACTCCGCCGATTCGCCGAAGCCCAAAGCGAAGCCGGCGTCGAGACACACGAAGTTCCCTCCCACGCTCTCCGCGACCTGGAACCCCATCTGACCCCCGGCCTCGCCGGCGGCTTCCACTACCCCCAGGACGCCCAGGTCCAGCCCGCCCGCGCCGCCGCCCAACTCCTCGCCTCGGCCCGCCGCTCGGGCGCGGTCGTCCACCTCGGCGAACAGGTCACCGCGGTCCTCACCCACCCCGACGGCACCCTGCGCGGCGTCCGCACACCGCACCGCGAACTCCACGCCCCCGCCGTCGTCAACGCCACCGGCACCTGGGCAGGCGACCTCGCCCGCCTCGCCGGCACGCACCTGCCCGTCCACCCGCGCCGAGGCTTCGTCCTCGTCACCGAACCCCTTCCACGCGTCGTCCGCCACAAGGTCTACGCCGCCGACTACATCTCCGACGTAGCCAGCGGCTCCGCGGCCCTCCAGTCCTCCGCCGTCGTCGAGGGCACCCCCGCCGGACCGGTCCTGGTCGGCGCCACCCGCGAACGCGTCGGCTACGACCGCTCCCTGTCCGCCGAAGCCCTCCGCCGGCTCGCCCGCCAGGCCGCCGCCCTGTTCCCCGTACTCGCCGGTGTCCGCGTCATCCGCACCTACCACGGCTTCCGCCCCTACCTCCCCGACCACCTCCCCGCCATCGGCCCCGATCCGCGCGTCCCCGGACTGTTCCACGCGTGCGGCCACGAGGGCGCGGGTATCGGCCTCGCCCCCGCCACCGGGCTCCTGGTCGCCGCCGCACTGGCCGGCGACAGTCCGGCCCTGGACCTCCGGCCGTTCCGGCCCGAACGATTCGACCAGGCAGGAGCAGCGCAGTGA
- a CDS encoding collagenase: MSQPRPTLSRSRRPLLAAAVAVALLAPLGQAAHAGAAAPGDPAARPAPAAFTGRPAPAAPAARGANPHDEVDRLARAPKPAAAPAPAPGGLAQGRTPGRRSAASARTDAARSGGTRTAAGVPCTLDGLTGLGPRQLADFLADPAVTADGCLSGLIWDWDARLTPVMSDTHVQAVGRRISSLAATHNGTNGTHLLEMFTFLHAVAYHDFSRPEIDITDIPTTEVLRRAVNDFGTAARTFDVTRTNAETLREALYTASAPGLRHSQLGLVKKVLATMGKYHKGQYDDASWGGAALAALSVNYLGVYPGNKDTAFHNVVTGNVSYRAAFRAFAGHTHLKGTVNEWVVRDALSEYGRFGQIAALNGGIVPDLGVLLPVTRANFGNGSRSWASLVSWLIFYGACKPHAVCKDDIERRIFPNTFTYDNGAIKVRSGLDRATVDQLYYASKQVKAQFHRVLGTEAPLAGDTNTSLDIVLYASRADYEVYHPLLTGMGTDNGGIYIERGATFYTYQRRVPQDSSLTLEELFRHEYVHYLNGRWAVPGYFGEGPWYSGDRTTAMDEGTAEFFDGATRDDGIAVRRSLVQGVIDDTAGGGPRMTVNQLLHATYDGDGFRFYDYAGTFFEFLWTERPSLLREMYGLLRADDPAGFDSWRGRHGGDPALQRAYDAFLDAQIARVDELFVPNTTYIPNDRLRDASAEAVRVSFAAATQSRPVCAENGDPGKRRFTCTGRITANLTDSASPDLVFKDMSETVDYFILDRAGVASTNLADMNCSFGPVEIWANGRAGTSTYRCEGPLRS; encoded by the coding sequence GTGTCCCAACCCCGACCCACCCTGTCCCGATCCCGCAGACCCCTGCTCGCCGCAGCGGTCGCCGTCGCCCTCCTCGCTCCGCTCGGCCAGGCCGCGCACGCCGGTGCCGCCGCCCCCGGCGATCCCGCGGCCCGTCCCGCCCCCGCCGCCTTCACCGGCCGTCCCGCCCCCGCCGCACCCGCCGCTCGCGGCGCGAACCCCCACGACGAGGTCGACCGCCTCGCGCGCGCCCCCAAACCCGCCGCAGCCCCCGCCCCCGCTCCGGGAGGCCTCGCCCAGGGCCGCACCCCCGGCCGCCGGAGCGCCGCTTCCGCCCGTACCGACGCGGCCCGGAGCGGCGGCACCCGCACCGCCGCCGGCGTCCCCTGCACCCTCGACGGCCTCACCGGCCTGGGCCCCCGGCAGCTCGCCGACTTCCTCGCCGACCCCGCCGTCACCGCCGACGGCTGCCTCTCCGGCCTCATCTGGGACTGGGACGCCCGCCTCACCCCGGTCATGTCCGACACGCATGTGCAGGCCGTGGGCCGGCGCATATCCTCACTCGCCGCCACGCACAACGGCACCAACGGCACACACCTGCTGGAGATGTTCACCTTCCTCCATGCCGTCGCCTACCACGACTTCTCGCGCCCCGAGATCGACATCACCGACATCCCGACCACCGAGGTCCTGCGACGCGCGGTCAACGACTTCGGTACCGCAGCCCGCACCTTCGACGTCACCCGGACCAACGCCGAGACCCTCCGGGAGGCGCTCTACACCGCCAGCGCCCCCGGCCTGCGGCACAGCCAGCTCGGGCTGGTCAAGAAGGTCCTCGCCACGATGGGCAAGTACCACAAGGGTCAATACGACGACGCCTCCTGGGGCGGCGCGGCACTCGCCGCCCTCTCCGTCAACTACCTCGGCGTCTACCCGGGCAACAAGGACACCGCCTTCCACAACGTCGTCACGGGGAACGTCTCGTACCGCGCCGCCTTCCGCGCCTTCGCCGGCCACACCCACCTCAAGGGCACCGTCAACGAGTGGGTCGTTCGCGACGCGCTGAGCGAGTACGGCCGCTTCGGCCAGATCGCCGCACTCAACGGCGGCATCGTCCCCGACCTCGGCGTCCTGCTGCCCGTCACCCGTGCCAACTTCGGCAACGGCAGCCGCTCCTGGGCCTCGCTCGTCTCCTGGCTCATCTTCTACGGGGCGTGCAAGCCCCACGCGGTCTGCAAGGACGACATCGAGCGGCGGATATTCCCCAACACCTTCACCTACGACAACGGTGCCATCAAGGTCCGCAGCGGCCTCGACCGCGCCACCGTCGACCAGCTCTACTACGCGAGCAAGCAGGTCAAGGCACAGTTCCACCGGGTGCTCGGCACCGAGGCCCCGCTCGCCGGGGACACCAACACCTCACTCGACATCGTGCTCTACGCCTCCCGCGCCGACTACGAGGTCTACCACCCCCTCCTCACGGGCATGGGCACCGACAACGGCGGCATCTACATCGAACGCGGCGCCACGTTCTACACCTACCAGCGCAGGGTCCCGCAGGACTCCTCGCTCACCCTCGAGGAACTCTTCCGGCACGAGTACGTCCACTATCTCAACGGGCGCTGGGCGGTGCCCGGGTACTTCGGCGAAGGCCCCTGGTACAGCGGCGACCGCACCACCGCCATGGACGAGGGCACGGCCGAGTTCTTCGACGGCGCCACCCGCGACGACGGAATAGCCGTCCGCAGGTCCCTCGTCCAGGGCGTCATAGACGACACCGCCGGCGGCGGCCCCCGGATGACCGTGAACCAGCTCCTGCACGCCACCTACGACGGAGACGGCTTCCGCTTCTACGACTACGCGGGGACCTTCTTCGAGTTCCTGTGGACCGAACGGCCGTCCCTGCTGCGGGAGATGTACGGCCTGCTACGGGCGGACGACCCTGCGGGCTTCGACTCCTGGCGTGGCCGGCACGGCGGCGACCCGGCACTCCAGCGCGCCTACGACGCGTTCCTCGACGCGCAGATCGCCAGGGTGGACGAGCTGTTCGTGCCCAACACCACCTACATCCCCAACGACCGGCTCAGGGACGCCTCGGCCGAAGCGGTCCGCGTCTCCTTCGCCGCCGCCACCCAGTCCCGTCCCGTCTGCGCGGAGAACGGCGACCCCGGAAAGCGGCGCTTCACCTGCACCGGCCGGATCACCGCCAACCTCACCGACTCCGCCTCCCCGGACCTCGTCTTCAAGGACATGTCCGAGACCGTCGACTACTTCATCCTCGACCGCGCCGGAGTCGCCTCCACCAATCTCGCCGACATGAACTGCTCCTTCGGGCCGGTCGAGATCTGGGCCAACGGACGTGCCGGTACGTCCACTTACCGCTGCGAAGGGCCCCTGCGCAGCTGA
- a CDS encoding acyl-CoA dehydrogenase family protein: MPAFSLEPAQTAWCAELRILAAERLRPLADKGEPGRVNRPLLTALGELGLLARLFTAGALDLCLMRESLAHGCTEAETALALQGLGAHPLHRSGTPAQRDRWLPAVAAGRAVAAFALSEPDAGSDAAALALHAAAEPHGQGWRLTGEKLWISNAPEADFCTVFARTGEAPGARGITAFLVPADRPGLTGRPLDMLSPHPIGALTFDGVPVNRDDVLGTPGAGFRVAMDTLNLFRPSVGAFAVGMAQAALDATLHHTAHRNAFGGPLKNLQAVSHQAADMATRTEAARLLVHAAACAYDAGAPDVPRRSAMAKLFATETAQYVVDTAVQLHGARALQRGHLLEHLYREVRAPRIYEGASEVQRGIIARELYATAGTEETTR, translated from the coding sequence ATGCCCGCATTCTCGCTCGAACCGGCACAGACCGCCTGGTGCGCCGAACTGCGCATCCTGGCCGCCGAACGACTGCGCCCCCTCGCCGACAAGGGCGAGCCCGGCCGTGTCAACCGGCCGCTCCTCACCGCTCTCGGTGAACTCGGCCTCCTGGCACGGCTCTTCACTGCCGGCGCACTCGACCTCTGCCTGATGCGCGAATCCCTCGCCCACGGCTGCACCGAGGCCGAGACCGCACTCGCCCTCCAGGGGCTCGGCGCCCATCCGCTCCACCGATCGGGCACCCCCGCCCAGCGCGACCGCTGGCTGCCCGCCGTCGCCGCGGGCCGCGCCGTCGCCGCGTTCGCCCTCAGCGAGCCGGACGCCGGCTCCGACGCCGCCGCGCTCGCCCTCCACGCCGCAGCCGAACCGCACGGCCAGGGCTGGCGCCTCACCGGCGAGAAACTCTGGATCTCCAACGCCCCCGAGGCCGACTTCTGCACCGTCTTCGCCCGCACGGGTGAAGCCCCCGGTGCCCGCGGCATCACCGCCTTCCTCGTCCCCGCCGACCGCCCCGGCCTCACCGGCCGCCCCCTCGACATGCTCTCCCCCCACCCGATCGGCGCCCTCACCTTCGACGGCGTCCCCGTCAACCGCGACGACGTCCTCGGCACCCCCGGCGCCGGCTTCCGCGTCGCCATGGACACCCTCAACCTCTTCCGGCCCAGCGTCGGCGCCTTCGCCGTCGGCATGGCCCAGGCCGCACTCGACGCCACCCTCCACCACACCGCACACCGCAACGCCTTCGGCGGCCCCCTCAAGAACCTCCAGGCCGTCTCCCACCAGGCAGCCGACATGGCCACCCGGACCGAAGCCGCCCGGCTCCTCGTCCATGCCGCCGCCTGCGCCTACGACGCCGGTGCCCCCGACGTGCCACGCCGCTCCGCCATGGCCAAACTGTTCGCGACCGAGACCGCCCAGTACGTCGTCGACACCGCGGTACAACTCCACGGCGCACGCGCACTGCAGCGCGGCCATCTGCTCGAACACCTCTACCGGGAAGTGCGCGCCCCGCGCATCTACGAAGGCGCCAGCGAGGTCCAGCGCGGCATCATCGCCAGGGAGCTGTACGCCACCGCCGGCACCGAGGAGACCACCCGATGA
- a CDS encoding RidA family protein, producing the protein MSLERINPPGLSPAGGFSHAVAATGSRLVFLAGQTALDADGKVTGGGLVEQFETALTNLLAALAAAGGTPHDLARVTVYATDVADYRRHAGELGRIWHRHAGRDYPAMAVIGAVRLWDEQALVELDGFAVLP; encoded by the coding sequence ATGAGCCTCGAACGGATCAACCCGCCCGGGCTGTCACCCGCCGGTGGCTTCTCCCACGCCGTCGCCGCCACCGGCTCCCGCCTGGTCTTCCTCGCCGGCCAGACCGCGCTCGACGCCGACGGCAAGGTGACCGGCGGCGGGCTCGTCGAGCAGTTCGAAACCGCCCTCACCAACCTCCTCGCCGCCCTCGCCGCGGCCGGCGGCACCCCCCATGACCTCGCCCGCGTCACCGTGTACGCCACCGACGTCGCCGACTACCGCCGCCACGCCGGCGAACTCGGCCGCATCTGGCACCGGCACGCCGGCCGCGACTACCCCGCCATGGCGGTCATCGGCGCCGTACGCCTCTGGGACGAGCAAGCCCTCGTCGAACTCGACGGATTCGCCGTACTGCCCTGA
- a CDS encoding proline racemase family protein, which yields MRTRHVYHAVDSHTEGMPTRVITGGVGVVPGATMAERRLHFADHLDHIRTLLMYEPRGHSAMSGAILQPPTRPDADHGVLFVEVSGLLPMCGHATIGVATVLVETGMVPVTEPVTTVRLDTPAGLVSADVRVENGEARSVTLTNVPSFCLGTDLKADVPGYGTVTYDMAYGGNLYAFVSLDALGLPFDRDRKDDLLAAGLAVMEAVNTTAGPVHPEDPGIAGVKHVYLTAPGSDAARSRHAMAIHPGWFDRSPCGTGTSARMAQLHARGELPLGRDFVNESFIGTEFTGRLVGETTVGGLPAVIPTVTGRAWITGTAQYLLDPSDPFPGGFLL from the coding sequence ATGCGCACCCGCCACGTCTACCACGCCGTCGACTCGCACACCGAAGGGATGCCGACCCGCGTCATCACGGGAGGGGTCGGCGTCGTCCCCGGCGCGACCATGGCCGAGCGCCGGCTGCACTTCGCCGATCACCTCGACCACATCCGCACCCTGCTGATGTACGAGCCGCGCGGCCACTCCGCCATGAGCGGCGCGATCCTGCAGCCGCCCACCCGGCCCGACGCCGACCACGGCGTGCTGTTCGTGGAGGTGTCCGGACTGCTGCCCATGTGCGGCCACGCAACCATCGGCGTCGCCACCGTCCTCGTCGAGACCGGCATGGTGCCCGTCACCGAACCGGTCACCACCGTCCGTCTCGACACCCCCGCGGGGCTCGTCTCCGCCGACGTCCGTGTCGAGAACGGCGAGGCGCGCTCCGTCACGCTCACCAACGTGCCCTCGTTCTGCCTCGGAACCGACCTCAAGGCCGACGTCCCCGGGTACGGCACCGTCACCTATGACATGGCATACGGCGGCAACCTATACGCCTTCGTCTCCCTCGACGCCCTCGGGCTGCCCTTCGACCGAGACCGCAAGGACGACCTCCTCGCCGCCGGCCTCGCCGTGATGGAGGCCGTCAACACCACCGCCGGGCCCGTCCACCCCGAGGACCCCGGCATCGCCGGCGTCAAGCACGTCTACCTCACCGCACCCGGCTCGGACGCCGCACGCTCCCGGCACGCCATGGCGATCCACCCGGGCTGGTTCGACCGCTCCCCGTGCGGCACCGGCACCAGTGCCCGCATGGCGCAACTGCACGCCCGCGGCGAACTGCCGCTCGGCCGGGACTTCGTCAACGAGTCCTTCATCGGTACCGAGTTCACCGGCCGTCTCGTCGGGGAGACCACCGTCGGCGGACTGCCCGCAGTGATCCCCACCGTCACGGGCCGGGCCTGGATCACCGGTACCGCCCAGTACTTGCTCGATCCGTCCGACCCGTTCCCCGGAGGCTTCCTCCTGTGA
- a CDS encoding dihydrodipicolinate synthase family protein: protein MASAPRRTRPWHGIMVATALPLRDDLSVDYDAYAAHVAWLVENGCDGVVPNGSLGEYQTLTDDERARVVRTAVEAAGDGSRVMPGVSAYGCAEARRWADQAADAGAGSVLLLPPNAYRADPDTVAAHYAEAARSGLPVVAYNNPHDTRTDLTPDLLARLHGEQSIVAVKEFSGDVRRAYEIAELAPGLDLLIGADDVLLELALAGAVGWIAGYPNALPTACATLYHAAVARDLDTALPLYRSLHALLRWDSRTEFVQAIKLSMDLAGRPGGPTRPPRSPLTGEQQTAVRAATEKVLAEGHH, encoded by the coding sequence ATGGCATCCGCACCCCGCCGCACACGTCCCTGGCACGGCATCATGGTCGCCACCGCCCTGCCCCTCCGCGACGACCTCTCCGTCGACTACGACGCCTACGCCGCCCATGTCGCCTGGCTCGTCGAGAACGGCTGCGACGGCGTCGTCCCCAACGGCTCCCTCGGCGAGTACCAGACGCTCACCGACGACGAACGCGCCCGTGTCGTGCGTACCGCTGTCGAGGCGGCGGGCGACGGGAGCCGTGTGATGCCCGGCGTCTCGGCGTACGGCTGCGCCGAAGCCCGCCGCTGGGCCGACCAGGCCGCCGACGCCGGCGCCGGGTCCGTCCTCCTGCTGCCCCCCAACGCCTACCGCGCCGACCCGGACACCGTCGCCGCCCACTACGCCGAGGCCGCCCGGTCCGGTCTGCCCGTCGTCGCCTACAACAACCCCCACGACACCCGCACCGACCTCACCCCCGACCTGCTCGCCAGGCTGCACGGCGAACAGAGCATCGTCGCCGTCAAGGAGTTCAGCGGCGACGTCCGCCGCGCCTACGAGATCGCCGAACTCGCCCCGGGCCTCGACCTGCTGATCGGCGCCGACGACGTCCTGCTCGAACTCGCCCTGGCCGGTGCCGTCGGCTGGATCGCCGGATACCCCAACGCCCTCCCCACCGCCTGCGCCACCCTCTACCACGCCGCCGTCGCCCGCGACCTCGACACTGCGCTACCGCTCTACAGGTCCCTGCACGCTCTGCTGCGCTGGGACTCCCGGACCGAGTTCGTCCAGGCCATCAAACTCTCCATGGATCTTGCCGGGCGCCCCGGCGGTCCGACCCGCCCGCCCCGCTCCCCCCTGACCGGCGAGCAGCAGACCGCCGTCCGCGCCGCGACTGAGAAGGTCCTCGCGGAAGGCCACCACTAG